Proteins from one Triticum aestivum cultivar Chinese Spring chromosome 7A, IWGSC CS RefSeq v2.1, whole genome shotgun sequence genomic window:
- the LOC123153658 gene encoding uncharacterized protein has product MGRLRKACPKDVPLVSSVESVDSSKEPFVPNDFADDNAMYLDSSGDDEELGKALYNFYVKNKVKHLKRKLSSISRMNVRQKRSSDFPVCSTFTRYSGKFFSGVVDGMCSRYKDVIQTYGMGYLLNFVRTEVPLRLVKWLASRFDVPASEFQLKRKFIPLTKYDIHDILDLPVDGEPLVSDPEAGRDFILSHFNLTSIPPVSFFANKLKSVEVDFLDEDVFICFMIVAFSTFLCPNSSISPSPKYLHIFQDCQSVRSYDLSSFVYEWLLCSIKKFKDATKVASKRSMTFGGCHYAFTVAYLDHLNFGLQYVPDVKPRMLAWRGNKVKQFAELDRNNSRSFGKRPLKRPCAPTNL; this is encoded by the exons ATGGGAAGACTACGGAAAGCCTGTCCCAAGGATGTCCCGCTTGTTTCTTCAGTTGAGAGTGTTGATTCTTCAAAAGAACCTTTTGTGCCTAATGATTTTGCTGATGATAATGCTATGTATTTG GATTCTTCTGGTGATGATGAAGAGCTTGGCAAAGCACTTTACAATTTCTATGTGAAAAAT AAAGTCAAGCACCTGAAGAGGAAATTGTCTTCTATTAGTAGAATGAATGTT aGGCAGAAACGATCTTCTGATTTCCCTGTTTGTTCGACGTTCACTCGATACTCTGGAAAGTTCTTCTCGGGAGTTGTTGATGGCATGTGTTCTAGGTACAAGGATGTTATTCAGACGTATGGCATGGGCTATCTCCTTAATTTTGTCCGGACCGAGGTTCCTCTTAGGCTAGTTAAGTGGCTTGCATCTAGGTTCGACGTTCCTGCTTCCGAGTTTCAGTTGAAAAGGAAATTCATACCCTTAACTAAGTATGATATCCATGACATCCTTGACCTCCCAGTAGATGGTGAGCCACTTGTTTCAGATCCTGAGGCTGGTCGTGATTTTATCCTCTCTCATTTCAATCTTACCAGTATCCCACCAGTGTCCTTTTTTGCCAACAAGCTTAAATCTGTAGAAGTTGATTTTCTTGATGAGGACGTCTTCATTTGTTTCATGATTGTGGCTTTCTCTACTTTCCTTTGTCCCAACTCTAGCATCAGTCCTAGTCCAAAGTACCTCcacatctttcaggattgtcagtCTGTGCGTTCCTATGATCTTTCTAGTTTTGTTTACGAGTGGCTTTTGTGTAGCATCAAAAAATTCAAGGATGCTACTAAAGTTGCCTCCAAAAGATCAATGACCTTCGGTGGATGCCATTATGCATTTACT GTAGCTTACCTTGATCATTTGAACTTTGGGCTTCAGTATGTACCTGATGTGAAACCTCGTATGCTTGCATGGAGAGGCAACAAAGTCAAGCAATTTGCAGAGCTTGACCGAAACAACAGTCGCTCTTTTGGAAAGAGGCCCCTAAAACGCCCATGTGCTCCAACTAATTTGTAG
- the LOC123153659 gene encoding uncharacterized protein produces the protein MYLLLFLFQGSVEKSSGSKSFDFGPSDGSFAMKVQRTICPHFGSQIALEVIELVQTRNQDKPKIFIDWAESLVLNVLECVLNSSMPKVSGSEHQSMSKFSFGNKSVSFHSAIANGVFAKSDGIPEVAISDAIPEVAKSDVAPEVPTSDGIPEVATSDGIPEVVVQQESRHAVTPDVVTPIVPPAVIFGGLHNPVVLSSSSTPAKVRNEVCIFLFLRMLSF, from the exons ATGTATTTACTTTTGTTTTTGTTTCAGGGTTCTGTTGAAAAATCCTCAGGCAGTAAGAGTTTTGATTTTGGCCCTTCTGATGGTTCTTTTGCAATGAAAGTTCAAAGAACTATTTGCCCTCACTTTGGATCTCAG ATTGCTCTTGAAGTCATTGAGCTTGTTCAGACTAGAAACCAAGATAAACCTAAGATATTCATTGATTGGGCAGAGTCTCTTGTTTTAAATGTTCTGGAATGTGTGTTGAATTCATCTATGCCCAAAGTGTCTGGAAGCGAGCATCAGTCTATGAGCAAATTCTCttttg gtaaCAAGTCTGTCTCATTTCATTCTGCTATCGCCAATGGTGTCTTTGCTAAATCTGATGGTATTCCAGAGGTTGCTATATCTGATGCTATTCCGGAGGTTGCTAAATCTGATGTTGCCCCAGAGGTTCCTACGTCTGATGGTATTCCAGAGGTTGCTACATCTGATGGTATTCCAGAGGTTGTTGTACAGCAAGAGAGTCGTCATGCGGTCACTCCAGATGTCGTTACTCCCATTGTACCTCCTGCTGTTATCTTTGGTGGTTTACATAATCCAGTTGTTCTATCTAGCTCTTCAACACCTGCTAAAGTGCGTAATGAGGTGTGCATATTCTTATTTCTTAGGATGCTTTCTTTCTAG
- the LOC123153660 gene encoding uncharacterized protein, translating to MFYMLCILFLFSGISPSKSKCDITDVDSFVLLSDGPAKDCNEEDVVNAFGIPSFAELNRALGIQSPSNVCNYTPVHAHGKSPMEDTNSFRDLSPLVPIRLSQYFRNELGDVQCSQYVADRYLKSFNSPNDEDCIVMVNVDHSDYSKPTNHVNLCSPDVILQTTPKAVVKLNEAVVDVHKIGSSNFAARCQELSRSNDVTYNKLHSFTAPATSYRNPVKVANSPELEILSDTPIVSSAHLSKVPACSKGAPSFQPLGGSTTRSSAAHVPRRIVVPGRFNSDPYVPQGNRYSVTAQERRNHLAMVQIASHPEWCKYEAIRYERAYCSYSNLSSLQFKSRVDNFLILCVCRYLFNEAHPSVSKKHFFFSYIGETILDGTNAEIVGNAFNGANSAFPMWRSNMLYFPICRFSHWFSFVVCLKEKLFVFLDSLYGEFSDFHLAIRDPIVNNFINLWDTYVTPILRKRIDFQNFDIVYPAVPQQNNTYDCGVFSVMYMKHWSPRTPIGNLFTQADIDNIRIKLANELYFSHFNTTDKSLVTNFFGDVSVVSDFFICFALVMR from the exons ATGTTCTATAT GTTGTGCATTCTTTTCTTATTTTCAGGTATTTCTCCTTCAAAGTCTAAATGTGATATCACTGATGTCGATTCTTTCGTGTTGCTTTCAG ATGGCCCTGCTAAGGATTGTAATGAGGAAGATGTTGTTAATGCTTTTGGGATTCCTTCCTTTGCCGAGCTTAATCGTGCTCTTGGTATTCAGTCACCTTCTAATGTCTGCAATTACACCCCAGTTCACGCTCATGGAAAATCTCCTATGGAAGATACAAATTCTTTTAGAGACCTGTCACCCCTTGTTCCAATTCGCTTGTCGCAGTATTTCCGTAATGAG TTGGGTGATGTCCAGTGTTCTCAGTATGTTGCCGACAGATATCTGAAGTCGTTTAATTCACCTAATGACGAG GATTGTATTGTTATGGTTAATGTCGATCACTCTGATTATTCAAAGCCAACCAATCATGTGAACTTATGTTCTCCTGATGTAATCTTGCAAACTACTCCAAAAGCTGTTGTGAAG CTCAATGAGGCAGTAGTTGATGTCCATAAAATTGGTAGCTCAAACTTTGCAGCTAGGTGTCAAGAGCTATCTAGATCAAATGATGTTACTTACAACAAGCTGCACAGTTTTACTGCCCCTGCAACAAGTTATCGTAATCCTGTAAAG GTTGCTAATAGCCCGGAATTAGAGATCCTGTCAGACACGCCTATTGTTTCTAGTGCTCATCTTTCTAAGGTTCCTGCATGTTCAAAAGGTGCTCCATCATTTCAGCCCCTTGGTGGTTCTACAACTAGGTCTTCTGCAGCTCATGTCCCTCGTAGAATTGTTGTCCCTGGTAGATTCAACTCAGATCCTTATGTTCCTCAAGGGAATCGTTATTCAGTTACTGCTCAAGAAAGGCGTAATCATCTTGCAATGGTTCAGATTGCAAGTCATCCAGAGTGGTGCAA GTACGAGGCTATCCGATATGAAAGAGCTTACTGTAGTTATAGTAACCTTTCTTCACTACAGTTCAAATCTCgcgtagacaatttcttgatcttGTGTGTGTGTCGATATCTATTCAATGAAGCTCACCCTTCCGTTTCTAAGAAACATTTCTTCTTCTCTTACATTGGT GAAACAATTCTGGATGGTACTAATGCTGAGATTGTTGGTAATGCTTTCAATGGTGCTAATAGCGCTTTTCCTATGTGGAGAAGCAACATG CTGTACTTCCCTATTTGTAGGTTCAGTCATTGGTTTTCTTTTGTGGTTTGCTTGAAGGAGAAACTGTTTGTCTTCCTCGATTCATTATATGGCGAGTTCTCCGATTTCCACCTAGCCATTCGTGATCCGATT GTTAACAACTTCATCAATCTATGGGACACATATGTGACTCCTATATTGAGGAAGCGTATTGACTTTCAAAATTTCGACATTGTGTATCCTGCGGTCCCGCAGCAAAATAACAC GTATGATTGTGGTGTTTTCTCTGTTATGTACATGAAGCACTGGTCTCCTAGGACTCCAATTGGCAATCTTTTTACGCAAGCTGATATAGATAACATCAGGATCAAGCTCGCAAATGAACTTTATTTCAGCCATTTCAACACTACTGACAAGTCTCTTGTCACAAACTTCTTTGGTGACGTGAGTGTAGTCTctgatttttttatttgttttgcctTAGTCATGCGTTGA
- the LOC123154343 gene encoding protein FAR1-RELATED SEQUENCE 5-like yields the protein MEAAMGDGVEEEGRSNTNQKRVEEDVVPDEQQERRSPKRNQQQDPQDRSTMRALAEDDLLRLSQEELILNDTFSFTALLQSDIIYKVHSGDASTEIMGTIEQNSRTKADDSFTTTIDTKTFEGDLHHEVAVSEDGGGESNPWDTGLFYNMNLQQLQEPEDVDIRRAAAKTNSSTCCSNEEGEIKEPEHSLEQDGDDGFLDEEDVERFLQNEQDAASEGNLMNINSNFKPHLGMQFKTKEEAQESINFYSKLAGFSVATVAISRTTSKKRNNEVTRITMKCNKWGKTKEIETESIVPMRKSTVIAKTDCKVVVVISEKGGFWEITRQQLEHNHELTPNSRFFRSHKYMSDEEKCLIRVLKHTNLETRRIVAVLAYLRGGMAHLPYTKKHVTNYATTINRDITNSDMMEVVQMFNKKQAENPGFCYSFEFDGENKVRSLFWTDVRSRMMYDICGDCICFDTTFLTNRYNLPFAPFVGISPHGNTYLFACAFIINETKETFAWLFEQFLMAMGGKHPISIITDQDKAMQAAIEKVFPNAIHRSYLFHIKKKAEEKVGPCFQANEGLYEDFQDIVDNSLTVEEYETHWQEMIEKYKVHDIKYFSDMWENRKKFIPVYFKDKFFPFIQTTTRSEGTNSLFKKGVGAKFNATSFLREYDRILDVVHDREEECDHVSRNKKVASKAFWSKYNIERQAHELYNLGIFRKFQHKMADTTRLLVFEQEKDKYYIVTQAKNYPVKEHQKRLYLVQVGLNKEEYSCICCSFQKDGLLCSHILRVMIHLNIEKIPEKYIIDRWRKNDYKLDITKTPAVAAENSTLRYNVLARKLVHVASIASKKKRKYEYLLGELDMIQKRLREMDDEEETRDEGQSVTTRTVTFIATTGGEEGTTTALTIQDPDIAKTKGSPRMLTIQKAIKQNKFYKCSHYGSQKHTIKNCTNLDKQYNLPRSNRRKQSNPRNVKKGILIIMLYPCATLTLIQEIKNNKKNCRWGEG from the exons atggaggCCGCCATGGGCGATGGGGTAGAAGAAGAAGGGAGGTCAAACACAAATCAGAAaagagttgaagaagatgttgtaCCTGACGAGCAGCAAGAAAGAAGATCGCCAAAGAGGAATCAGCAACAGGATCCACAG GACAGGAGCACGATGAGGGCACTAGCTGAAGACGACCTACTGAGACTATCACAGGAAGAACTGATACTCAAT GACACATTTTCATTCACTGCCCTCCTTCAATCAGACATTATATACAAG GTACATTCAGGAGATGCATCGACGGAAATTATGGGAACTATTGAGCAAAACTCCAGGACCAAAGCAGATGATAGTTTCACCACAACAATAGACACCAAG ACATTTGAGGGAGACTTGCATCACGAAGTGGCAGTAAGCGAAGATGGTGGAGGAGAATCTAATCCATGGGACACAGGCCTGTTCTACAACATGAATCTGCAACAG TTGCAGGAGCCTGAGGATGTTGACATAAGAAGAGCAGCAGCTAAAACAAACTCAAGCACATGCTGTAGcaatgaagaaggagaaataaaagAACCAGAACACTCACTTGAACAAGACGGAGATGATGGATTCCTCGATGAAGAAGACGTTGAGAGATTCCTGCAAAATGAACAAGATGCTGCATCAGAAGGCAATCTGATGAACATCAACAGTAATTTCAAGCCACATTTAGGCATGCAATTCAAAACAAAAGAAGAAGCTCAGGAATCTATAAATTTCTACTCAAAACTAGCAGGCTTTTCAGTGGCTACTGTAGCAATCTccagaacaacaagcaaaaagAGGAACAATGAGGTGACAAGGATCACTATGAAGTGCAACAAGTGGGGCAAGACAAAAGAAATAGAGACAGAAAGCATTGTACCCATGAGAAAAAGTACAGTCATTGCTAAAACTGATTGTAAAGTCGTGGTGGTCATATCCGAGAAAGGAGGTTTTTGGGAAATTACAAGACAACAACTCGAACACAACCACGAGTTAACACCAAACAGTAGATTCTTCAGGTCACATAAGTACATGTCAGATGAAGAGAAGTGCTTGATACGGGTTTTGAAGCATACAAACCTGGAAACAAGAAGGATTGTTGCTGTCCTAGCTTACTTGAGAGGAGGAATGGCTCATCTACCCTACACAAAGAAGCATGTGACTAACTATGCAACAACAATAAACAGAGATATCACAAACTCTGACATGATGGAAGTAGTGCAAATGTTCAACAAGAAGCAAGCAGAAAATCCTGGGTTCTGCTACTCGTTTGAGTTTGATGGAGAGAATAAAGTGAGAAGCTTATTCTGGACAGATGTTAGGTCAAGAATGATGTATGACATTTGCGGTGATTGCATCTGTTTCGACACTACATTCCTGACAAACAGATACAACCTACCGTTTGCACCCTTTGTTGGAATATCCCCGCATGGCAACACATACTTGTTTGCTTGTGCCTTCATTATCAACGAGACGAAAGAAACATTTGCTTGGTTGTTTGAACAATTCCTAATGGCTATGGGAGGCAAGCATCCTATATCGATCATTACAGATCAGGACAAGGCTATGCAAGCAGCAATTGAAAAAGTCTTTCCTAATGCTATCCATAGGAGCTACCTGTTTCACATAAAGAAAAAGGCAGAGGAGAAAGTTGGGCCATGTTTCCAAGCTAATGAAGGCCTATATGAAGATTTCCAGGACATTGTGGACAATTCTTTGACTGTGGAAGAATATGAAACACACTGGCAAGAAATGATTGAAAAGTACAAAGTTCATGACATAAAGTACTTCAGCGACATGTGGGAAAACAGGAAAAAGTTCATACCAGTGTATTTCAAGGACAAATTCTTCCCATTCATACAAACTACAACAAGAAGTGAAGgaacaaattccctcttcaaaaaagGGGTTGGAGCTAAATTCAATGCTACCAGCTTTTTGAGAGAGTATGACCGGATTCTTGATGTTGTACATGACAGGGAAGAAGAATGTGATCATGTTTCTAGAAACAAGAAGGTTGCAAGCAAAGCTTTCTGGTCGAAATACAACATAGAAAGGCAAGCACATGAGCTGTACAACCTTGgaatattcagaaaattccagcaTAAAATGGCAGACACAACAAGGCTCCTTGTCTTTGAGCAAGAAAAAGACAAATACTACATAGTTACCCAAGCTAAGAACTACCCTGTAAAAGAACACCAGAAAAGGTTATACCTAGTGCAAGTTGGACTGAACAAAGAAGAGTACTCCTGCATCTGTTGTTCATTCCAGAAAGATGGACTGTTGTGCTCACACATACTAAGAGTAATGATCCATCTCAACATCGAGAAGATACCAGAAAAGTACATCATTGACAGATGGAGGAAAAATGACTACAAGCTCGATATTACAAAGACACCAGCTGTTGCAGCAGAGAACTCCACACTAAGGTACAATGTGTTGGCAAGGAAATTGGTGCATGTGGCATCAATAGCTTCAAAGAAGAAGAGGAAGTATGAATATCTGCTGGGAGAATTGGACATGATACAGAAAAGATTGCGAGAaatggatgatgaagaagaaacTAGAGATGAGGGTCAGAGTGTAACCACAAGAACAGTCACTTTTATAGCAACAACAGGGGGTGAAGAGGGGACAACCACGGCACTGACAATACAAGACCCAGATATAGCCAAAACAAAGGGTAGTCCAAGGATGCTAACTATTCAAAAAGCAATAAAGCAGAACAAGTTCTACAAATGCTCGCACTATGGGTCACAAAAGCACACTATCAAGAATTGCACCAACCTTGACAAGCAATACAATCTACCCAGAAGCAATAGACGAAAGCAGTCGAACCCTAGGAATGTAAAGAAAGGGATTTTAATAATCATGTTGTACCCCTGTGCTACACTTACTTTAATTCAAGAAATTAAAAATAACAAGAAAAATTGCAGGTGGGGAGAAGGATGA